Proteins from a genomic interval of Candidatus Neomarinimicrobiota bacterium:
- a CDS encoding ParB/RepB/Spo0J family partition protein, translating into MPAKSLGKGLGALIPEVTEPSSADVAEILVDDISVNPQQPRQDFNSVALEELAASINENGIVQPITVRQKNGKYELIAGERRLRAVKLINMRSIPAYVMSVDDERMLQLALIENIQREDLNPIDIAQAYDDLIETHGLTHGEVADRVGKNRSTVANFLRLLTLPPEIKDALRKGEVSQGHARALLAFKDVNKIKNLFRKLMKNGLSVRQVEEMVKRGDGAAQTSSSNKQKPLKSPQLKAIENDLMMKLGTKVKIREKGSGGELLVEYYSDEDLDRLIELFGKLAD; encoded by the coding sequence ATGCCAGCTAAATCACTCGGGAAAGGACTTGGAGCGCTAATACCGGAAGTAACTGAACCTTCTTCCGCAGACGTGGCAGAAATCCTGGTGGACGATATATCAGTTAACCCGCAGCAACCGAGACAGGACTTTAATTCTGTAGCCCTTGAGGAACTGGCTGCCTCTATAAATGAGAACGGGATTGTTCAGCCGATCACCGTTCGACAGAAGAACGGCAAGTATGAACTGATAGCGGGAGAGAGAAGACTTAGGGCTGTAAAGCTGATAAATATGAGATCTATCCCCGCATATGTAATGTCCGTTGATGATGAACGTATGCTGCAACTTGCGCTCATTGAAAATATACAGAGAGAAGATCTGAATCCGATTGACATTGCGCAGGCGTATGATGATCTGATTGAAACTCATGGATTGACACACGGCGAAGTGGCGGACAGGGTCGGTAAAAACCGATCCACGGTGGCAAACTTCCTTCGACTGCTAACTCTTCCTCCTGAAATAAAAGATGCTCTGCGAAAAGGAGAAGTTTCGCAGGGTCACGCAAGAGCTTTGTTAGCGTTTAAAGATGTGAACAAAATTAAAAATCTGTTCAGAAAATTAATGAAAAACGGGTTGAGTGTTCGGCAGGTTGAGGAGATGGTTAAACGCGGTGATGGTGCTGCGCAAACATCATCGTCAAATAAACAGAAGCCGCTTAAATCGCCTCAGCTCAAAGCAATAGAAAATGACCTGATGATGAAACTCGGTACAAAAGTAAAAATACGTGAAAAAGGATCAGGCGGAGAACTGCTTGTGGAATATTATTCTGACGAAGACCTCGACCGGCTGATAGAGCTTTTCGGTAAATTGGCGGATTGA
- a CDS encoding ParA family protein, which produces MTKTIVIANQKGGVGKTTTAVNLAACMAVIEVPTLIIDMDPQSNATSGLGVELTPKDKSIYDVLINDTDTNEAIHKSALPLLDILPAATKLVGAEIELVPALARETILKTALKSINGKYEYIFIDCPPSLGLLTLNSLTAADSVLVPVQCEYYALEGLSQLLNTIRLVQKSLNRKLEIEGFLITMFDGRLNLSRQVADEIREYFKEKVFKTVINRNVKLGEAPSFGKPIILYDAVSTGASNYMNLVQEMLKDAS; this is translated from the coding sequence TTGACGAAAACTATTGTTATAGCCAATCAAAAAGGCGGTGTGGGAAAGACAACCACGGCGGTGAATCTCGCGGCCTGTATGGCGGTCATCGAAGTACCTACTCTTATAATCGATATGGATCCGCAGTCAAATGCAACGAGCGGATTAGGGGTTGAGCTTACCCCGAAAGACAAATCTATTTACGATGTTTTGATTAATGATACGGATACCAACGAAGCGATTCATAAATCTGCTCTTCCTCTTCTTGATATACTTCCTGCGGCAACGAAATTAGTCGGAGCGGAGATTGAACTGGTTCCGGCGTTGGCGCGAGAGACAATCCTCAAAACAGCTTTGAAATCAATCAACGGAAAATACGAGTATATTTTTATAGACTGTCCTCCCTCTTTGGGCTTATTAACGCTAAACAGTTTAACGGCAGCTGACAGTGTGCTGGTCCCTGTGCAATGCGAGTATTATGCTCTTGAAGGGTTAAGCCAACTTTTAAACACGATTAGGCTTGTGCAGAAAAGTTTAAATCGGAAGCTTGAGATCGAGGGCTTCCTAATTACTATGTTTGACGGACGGCTAAATCTCAGCAGGCAGGTTGCCGATGAAATAAGAGAATATTTTAAAGAAAAGGTATTTAAGACAGTCATCAACAGGAACGTTAAACTTGGAGAAGCGCCGAGTTTCGGTAAGCCTATAATATTGTATGATGCGGTGTCAACCGGAGCAAGTAATTATATGAATCTTGTTCAGGAGATGTTAAAAGATGCCAGCTAA
- a CDS encoding D-2-hydroxyacid dehydrogenase: protein MSSDNLKIAIRMTNNQPMFDRVTENIRAELQTPEKVEFIFCSSDEEFASAGSDVEVAVCFRMKEAVFSTLSGLKWIHFAVTGIDHAMYESIVSSDVLITKAIGFHSKVTAEYAVAMMLYFERNLELSLKFKSSRKWNQKEIVKQTGTLSGKTLGILGQGAIGRELAKMAKAFGMKVIVTTRTSDSKSQFDNVDISYPLNELEDLMSKSDYFAICAPLTKQTRGLIDAKKLSRMKKSAILINIARGAIVDESALYESLVKKEIAGAGIDVYDTEPLPEESPLFDLDNVFMSPHVAGNFSEYTPLAATDFGRNLDRYMNGKELNCVVDKSLRY, encoded by the coding sequence ATGAGTTCCGACAATCTCAAGATCGCCATCCGTATGACTAACAATCAGCCGATGTTCGACAGAGTAACGGAAAATATCCGCGCGGAATTGCAAACGCCTGAAAAGGTCGAATTCATCTTCTGCTCTTCAGACGAGGAATTCGCATCAGCCGGTTCTGACGTTGAAGTAGCAGTTTGTTTCAGAATGAAAGAAGCTGTTTTTTCAACACTTTCGGGTCTGAAATGGATACATTTCGCGGTAACGGGAATTGACCACGCTATGTACGAGAGCATCGTCAGCAGCGATGTTTTAATAACCAAAGCCATTGGTTTTCATTCGAAAGTAACGGCTGAATATGCAGTCGCAATGATGCTATACTTTGAACGGAATCTTGAATTATCTCTGAAATTTAAATCTTCTCGAAAGTGGAACCAGAAGGAGATCGTCAAGCAAACCGGCACTCTTTCGGGAAAGACGCTCGGAATTCTTGGTCAGGGCGCTATCGGTCGCGAATTGGCAAAGATGGCGAAAGCATTTGGAATGAAGGTAATTGTGACTACCAGAACTTCCGACTCTAAGTCCCAATTTGATAATGTGGATATTTCCTATCCTCTAAATGAATTGGAAGATTTGATGTCAAAATCGGACTACTTTGCTATTTGTGCGCCCCTAACCAAACAAACCCGTGGATTAATTGATGCAAAAAAATTATCCCGAATGAAAAAGAGCGCTATCCTGATTAATATTGCCAGAGGGGCGATAGTTGACGAATCGGCTCTTTATGAATCACTTGTTAAAAAGGAAATAGCCGGCGCCGGAATTGACGTTTATGATACCGAGCCCCTTCCCGAAGAAAGCCCGCTGTTTGATTTGGATAATGTTTTTATGTCGCCGCACGTTGCCGGAAATTTTTCCGAATACACTCCACTTGCGGCTACGGATTTCGGAAGAAATCTTGATAGATATATGAATGGAAAGGAATTGAACTGTGTGGTTGATAAATCTCTCCGGTATTAA